From Brochothrix thermosphacta DSM 20171 = FSL F6-1036, a single genomic window includes:
- the asnS gene encoding asparagine--tRNA ligase, whose product MKITIKQAKDYVGQVVTIGCWLDNKRSSGKIAFLQLRDGSGFMQGVVVKAEVSEEMFDLAKHITQETSLYVTGEIREDSRSKFGFEMGVQSVEVIAEAKDYPITPKEHGTEFLMDNRHLWLRSKRQHAIMKVRNELIRATYEFFNDNGFTKVDPPILTGSAPEGTTELFHTKYFDEDAFLSQSGQLYMEAAAMALGRVFSFGPTFRAEKSKTRRHLIEFWMIEPEMAFVQHAESLEIQEQYVSYIIQSALKNCELELDTLGRDTSKLELVTGEFPRITYDEAIELLHKLDFDDIQWGDDFGSPHETAIANHFDKPVFITEYPTAIKSFYMQPKPGRPEVVLCADLIAPEGYGEIIGGSERIHDADLMLERVKEHGLDPEAYSWYLDITKYGDVPHAGFGLGLERLVAYVTGVEHVRETIPFPRLLNRIYP is encoded by the coding sequence TTGAAAATTACAATTAAGCAAGCAAAAGATTATGTAGGACAAGTCGTAACAATCGGTTGTTGGTTAGACAACAAACGTTCAAGTGGTAAAATTGCGTTTTTACAATTACGTGATGGTTCTGGCTTTATGCAAGGTGTTGTCGTTAAAGCTGAGGTTTCAGAAGAAATGTTTGATTTAGCAAAACATATCACTCAGGAAACAAGTCTTTATGTAACTGGTGAAATCCGTGAAGATTCACGTTCTAAATTTGGTTTTGAAATGGGCGTGCAATCAGTTGAAGTCATCGCTGAAGCAAAAGATTACCCAATCACACCTAAAGAACATGGAACAGAATTTTTAATGGACAACCGTCATTTATGGTTACGTTCTAAACGTCAACATGCCATTATGAAAGTGCGTAACGAATTAATTCGTGCGACATATGAATTCTTCAATGATAATGGTTTTACAAAAGTTGATCCGCCGATTTTAACTGGTAGTGCACCAGAAGGAACAACGGAATTATTCCATACAAAATATTTTGATGAAGATGCATTTCTTTCTCAAAGTGGCCAACTATACATGGAAGCGGCAGCAATGGCTTTAGGTCGAGTATTTTCATTCGGACCAACATTCCGTGCTGAAAAATCAAAAACACGCCGTCACTTAATTGAATTCTGGATGATTGAACCAGAAATGGCATTTGTACAACATGCAGAAAGTTTAGAAATTCAAGAACAATATGTTTCTTATATTATCCAATCGGCGCTTAAAAACTGTGAATTGGAATTAGATACATTAGGTCGTGATACATCTAAATTAGAATTAGTAACAGGTGAATTCCCACGTATTACTTATGATGAAGCAATTGAATTATTACACAAATTAGATTTTGATGATATTCAATGGGGTGATGACTTTGGTTCGCCACATGAAACAGCAATTGCTAATCATTTTGATAAACCAGTCTTTATCACTGAATACCCAACAGCAATCAAATCTTTCTACATGCAACCAAAACCTGGACGTCCAGAAGTTGTTTTATGTGCTGATTTAATTGCTCCTGAAGGTTATGGTGAAATTATTGGTGGGTCAGAGCGTATTCATGATGCTGATTTAATGTTAGAACGTGTTAAAGAGCATGGCTTAGATCCAGAAGCATACTCATGGTACTTAGATATCACTAAATATGGCGATGTGCCACACGCTGGATTTGGTTTAGGTTTAGAGCGTTTAGTAGCATACGTAACAGGTGTTGAACATGTGCGTGAAACAATTCCGTTCCCACGTTTGTTAAACCGTATCTACCCATAA
- a CDS encoding DUF5590 domain-containing protein, which yields MRLIKTLLKRSHEHRRRRRWPWIVLGCFLVIIGIATTVYLVSTAPLREAKADAFEVAQKEKNIVSVSDFYYYNGIKDKYSVIVGPNNKKQETAVFVPRGVKGKYANKTISYLMKDGITKEKAIEIVEKEKSPSKILTTHLGMDEGTPIWEISYRKADGTLNYLEINFITGSWYRQINNL from the coding sequence GTGAGACTTATCAAAACATTATTGAAGAGAAGTCATGAACATCGTAGACGTCGTCGTTGGCCGTGGATTGTGTTAGGTTGTTTTTTAGTTATCATAGGTATCGCTACAACAGTCTACCTGGTTTCAACAGCACCACTTCGAGAAGCGAAAGCTGATGCGTTTGAAGTGGCTCAAAAAGAAAAGAATATTGTCTCCGTTAGTGATTTTTACTACTATAATGGTATTAAAGATAAATATTCTGTTATTGTGGGACCAAATAATAAAAAACAAGAAACAGCTGTTTTTGTTCCGCGAGGCGTTAAAGGGAAATACGCGAACAAAACAATTAGCTATCTGATGAAAGATGGCATCACTAAGGAAAAAGCAATTGAAATTGTAGAAAAAGAAAAAAGTCCTAGCAAGATATTAACAACGCATCTTGGAATGGATGAAGGCACTCCGATATGGGAAATTTCTTATCGTAAAGCCGACGGGACACTCAATTATTTAGAAATTAATTTCATCACGGGTTCGTGGTATCGCCAGATTAATAATTTATAA
- the dinG gene encoding ATP-dependent DNA helicase DinG has protein sequence MIHIARYVVVDIETTGHRPNEGDRIIEFSAIVIEHGEIVHEFSTLVNPDRTIPPFITELTKINSKKVATAPYIEDIMTIIASLLSDSVFVAHNVQFDWPFIQSEAKRLGYDFDIARVIDTVELTRILFPTLDSYRLSDLSEDFNITHDQPHSAASDTLATVHLFLEAMQALDKVPTSVLEQLYELMPHLLSDFSKEIYTLIQKKERRNEPLSKSLVAFEGLIFRRPIETEILNKTVEDVSYPHTMAEKENLIQQSFSNYEPRSNQFVMMDQIYDQLRLDHHQAIEAGTGIGKTLGYLLPAAYFSQESGKRVVVATYSLLLQNQMMAQDVPRLQKLLPFPTKVATVKGRTHYVSLNKLSVVLKAPGNNYDEFLTKAQLLIWLLQTNSGDMTELNHPGGGKNIMYQVTSSARDDGSIFEEYEYYSRMKREAAAANIVVTTHATLWLDTVSQTDVLGDYDHVIVDEAHHLTDSARQFLGAQFSLQQTRYMLNRITSLHKENTWSEMKKKSDLADSLFEIGLTVTSLDMELGHFFTYINELFLNEKEKRPGAFRVALSDGEKATVAQLPDHIVVSYRRCENFYKVLSEQLLEMSTAKSVSEEALFEIEVTRAISFIKEQQQALVRLMTETEPEMVVWYETDRKNTRNGSRLVGEPLQTAPLIQERLFQTNKSVILTSATLTTDRSFDYLEKELGFETSALPTLALAASFDYATHVRLCLPEDMPSVKQVSVNEYAHALADYLSDVAQVTDGRMLVLFTAYDMLTATYHRLNKDKKLDAYRVLAQNVTSGSTQRLIQQFKRTDKAILLGTTSFWEGLDIPGEALSCIAIVRLPFISPEDPYMKAQMRRFKEQGENAFEKYALPQAILRFRQGFGRLMRHENDRGIILVFDQRIDNTDFGQAFLHSIPSVDIVKGTSEVILPAIAEWLPQTTIIDH, from the coding sequence GTGATTCACATAGCGAGATATGTTGTTGTAGATATCGAAACAACAGGCCATCGCCCAAATGAAGGCGATCGAATAATAGAATTTTCAGCCATTGTCATTGAGCATGGGGAAATTGTACATGAATTTTCAACGCTAGTGAATCCTGATCGGACGATTCCACCGTTTATTACGGAGTTGACTAAAATCAATTCAAAAAAGGTGGCAACCGCCCCTTATATTGAAGATATAATGACAATCATAGCTTCATTATTGTCAGATTCTGTTTTTGTAGCACATAATGTCCAGTTTGATTGGCCATTTATACAATCGGAAGCAAAACGTTTAGGGTACGATTTTGATATAGCTCGTGTGATTGATACGGTTGAATTAACACGCATTTTATTTCCAACTTTAGATAGTTATCGTCTCAGTGATTTGAGTGAGGATTTTAATATCACTCATGACCAACCCCACTCAGCAGCAAGTGATACTTTAGCAACTGTACATTTATTTTTAGAAGCCATGCAAGCATTGGATAAAGTACCCACTTCAGTTTTAGAGCAATTATATGAATTAATGCCTCATTTACTTAGCGACTTTTCAAAGGAGATTTATACTCTTATTCAGAAAAAAGAGCGACGTAATGAACCGTTGTCAAAATCATTAGTAGCATTTGAAGGATTGATTTTTCGCCGACCAATTGAAACTGAAATCTTAAATAAAACAGTTGAAGATGTTTCTTATCCACATACAATGGCGGAAAAAGAGAACTTAATCCAACAGTCTTTTTCAAATTATGAGCCGCGATCGAATCAGTTCGTGATGATGGATCAAATATATGATCAATTACGATTAGATCATCATCAAGCAATTGAAGCGGGCACTGGTATTGGTAAAACGTTGGGTTACTTACTGCCTGCAGCTTATTTTTCACAAGAAAGTGGGAAGCGTGTAGTTGTTGCAACATACTCACTTTTATTACAAAACCAAATGATGGCTCAAGATGTACCACGGCTGCAAAAACTGTTACCTTTTCCAACAAAAGTTGCGACGGTCAAAGGGCGCACTCATTATGTTAGCCTTAACAAACTATCCGTTGTATTAAAGGCACCAGGGAATAATTATGATGAATTTTTAACGAAGGCTCAATTGTTAATATGGTTATTACAAACAAATAGCGGTGATATGACTGAGCTTAATCATCCTGGTGGCGGTAAAAATATTATGTATCAGGTAACAAGTAGTGCGCGTGATGATGGTTCTATTTTTGAAGAGTACGAGTATTACTCACGAATGAAACGTGAAGCTGCAGCAGCGAACATTGTTGTTACAACACACGCAACATTATGGTTAGATACTGTTTCTCAAACCGATGTGTTAGGAGATTATGACCACGTTATTGTCGATGAAGCCCATCACCTTACGGATTCTGCTCGCCAATTTTTAGGTGCACAGTTCTCATTACAACAAACGCGTTATATGTTGAATCGGATTACGTCATTGCATAAAGAGAATACTTGGAGTGAAATGAAGAAAAAAAGTGATTTAGCAGATTCTCTCTTTGAGATTGGTCTTACGGTCACTAGTTTAGATATGGAACTGGGCCATTTTTTCACTTATATAAATGAATTATTTTTGAATGAAAAAGAAAAACGACCTGGCGCATTTCGTGTCGCATTATCGGATGGTGAGAAAGCCACAGTTGCCCAATTACCTGATCATATTGTTGTTTCTTACCGACGTTGTGAAAATTTTTATAAGGTTTTAAGCGAGCAGTTGTTAGAAATGAGCACTGCAAAATCGGTGAGTGAAGAAGCGCTCTTTGAAATTGAAGTCACACGAGCAATTAGCTTTATCAAGGAGCAACAGCAAGCCTTGGTTAGACTAATGACAGAGACAGAACCTGAGATGGTTGTTTGGTACGAAACAGACCGTAAAAACACTCGTAATGGCAGTCGCTTGGTTGGTGAGCCATTGCAAACGGCACCACTTATTCAAGAACGTCTTTTTCAAACGAATAAGTCAGTGATTTTAACATCAGCAACACTCACCACTGACCGATCGTTTGATTATTTAGAAAAAGAATTGGGTTTTGAAACGAGTGCGCTACCAACGCTAGCTTTAGCGGCTTCATTTGATTATGCCACGCATGTGCGATTGTGCTTGCCTGAAGATATGCCATCAGTAAAACAGGTCAGTGTGAATGAGTACGCTCATGCTTTAGCTGATTATCTGAGTGATGTTGCTCAAGTAACTGATGGACGGATGTTAGTATTATTTACAGCCTATGATATGCTGACTGCAACCTACCATCGATTAAATAAAGATAAAAAATTAGATGCTTACCGTGTATTAGCACAAAATGTAACATCGGGTAGTACACAACGATTGATTCAACAATTTAAACGGACGGATAAGGCAATTTTATTAGGGACGACTAGTTTTTGGGAAGGGCTCGATATTCCAGGGGAAGCATTAAGTTGTATTGCTATTGTAAGATTACCCTTTATTTCACCAGAAGACCCTTACATGAAAGCGCAGATGCGTCGTTTCAAAGAACAAGGTGAGAATGCTTTTGAAAAATATGCATTACCACAGGCTATCTTACGATTTCGTCAAGGGTTTGGCCGTCTGATGCGTCATGAAAATGATCGTGGTATCATTTTAGTATTTGATCAACGAATTGATAACACGGATTTTGGACAAGCCTTTCTACATTCGATCCCTTCCGTTGATATTGTTAAAGGAACAAGCGAAGTGATTTTACCAGCAATTGCTGAATGGTTGCCACAAACAACAATAATCGACCATTGA
- a CDS encoding beta-glucoside-specific PTS transporter subunit IIABC — MDYKETAKSILKLIGGKENVSHLEHCSTRLRFTLKDNQIVDTDKLEKVDGVIGVRQNVQTQVIIGNEVVEVYDEIKPLIGEVSQTNTSKEKQKIGAVILDFIISIFQPLIPAIAGGGILKSLLLLGSATGVMNDQSSTYQLLNLIGGAPLYFLPILVAITTANKLKVNQLVAVSAVGVLILPEVTTMLADGTSFLGMGVTNIAYASQVFPAILTVLFYAQIEKLFTKISPKPIRIFFVPMMSLLITVPIALLILGPLGYNGGTVFSAVIIWLYNHFGWVATGLLAAVLPFMVVTGMHKAMIPYAVSSMSKMGAELLYLPASLAHNIAESGASFAVSIKTKDKKLKATAVSAGISALFGITEPALYGVTILHKRVLYSVMFASLIGGSFAGIMAIKAFALVGPGLASITMFVEKVNPMNLVWAFATFGISFVIGFIAVLIIYKDPQDVSEEVLKENGLEHLTSPTSGEIVSLSSINDEVFASGMMGDGLGIVPKEGELVAPEEGEVTMVFDTKHALGLKMNNGAEILFHIGLNTVQLAGEGFETFVNVGDRVIKGQKLIAFDLDKIVAAGYDPTVICVVTNKESYQVKSIHQSESVTTDTEVLSIVPIV, encoded by the coding sequence ATGGATTATAAAGAAACCGCTAAATCAATTTTAAAATTAATTGGTGGCAAAGAAAATGTTTCTCATCTTGAACATTGTTCGACTCGATTACGTTTTACTTTAAAAGATAATCAAATAGTCGATACAGATAAACTTGAAAAAGTAGATGGGGTCATTGGTGTTCGCCAAAATGTTCAAACGCAAGTAATTATTGGGAATGAGGTTGTAGAGGTTTACGATGAAATAAAACCATTAATAGGTGAAGTTTCTCAGACTAATACATCAAAAGAAAAACAAAAAATAGGGGCAGTTATTCTTGATTTTATTATTTCTATCTTCCAACCATTAATACCAGCAATTGCTGGTGGTGGTATCTTAAAATCACTGCTATTACTTGGATCAGCAACTGGGGTGATGAACGACCAAAGTTCAACTTATCAATTATTGAACCTGATCGGTGGCGCACCCTTGTATTTCTTACCGATTTTAGTTGCAATCACAACAGCTAATAAATTAAAAGTGAATCAATTAGTTGCAGTCTCTGCAGTAGGTGTGTTAATTCTACCTGAAGTAACAACCATGCTAGCTGACGGAACATCATTTTTGGGAATGGGAGTAACTAATATTGCTTATGCTTCCCAAGTCTTCCCAGCAATTTTGACAGTTCTATTTTATGCTCAAATTGAAAAACTATTTACTAAAATTTCACCGAAACCGATTAGAATTTTCTTTGTACCTATGATGAGCTTATTAATCACTGTACCAATCGCGCTACTTATCTTAGGCCCATTGGGTTATAACGGCGGTACAGTTTTCTCAGCAGTGATAATTTGGTTATACAATCATTTTGGTTGGGTGGCAACTGGCTTACTTGCGGCAGTACTTCCTTTCATGGTTGTTACGGGTATGCATAAAGCGATGATTCCTTATGCTGTTTCATCAATGAGTAAAATGGGTGCGGAATTATTATATTTACCAGCTTCATTAGCTCATAATATTGCAGAATCGGGTGCGTCGTTTGCTGTTAGTATTAAAACAAAAGATAAAAAATTAAAAGCAACAGCAGTATCAGCAGGTATTTCAGCCTTGTTTGGAATTACTGAACCTGCCTTATACGGCGTAACAATTTTACATAAACGCGTCCTATATAGTGTGATGTTTGCTAGTTTAATTGGTGGTAGCTTTGCTGGAATTATGGCAATCAAAGCATTCGCTCTAGTTGGACCTGGATTGGCAAGTATCACAATGTTTGTTGAAAAAGTAAATCCCATGAATTTAGTATGGGCGTTTGCTACATTCGGTATTTCTTTTGTTATAGGTTTTATTGCCGTATTAATTATCTATAAAGACCCACAAGATGTTTCAGAAGAGGTGTTAAAAGAAAACGGATTAGAACATTTAACAAGTCCTACTAGTGGAGAAATTGTCTCACTTTCATCAATCAATGATGAAGTCTTTGCAAGTGGCATGATGGGTGATGGCCTTGGGATTGTTCCAAAAGAAGGAGAATTGGTTGCGCCTGAAGAGGGTGAGGTAACAATGGTGTTTGATACGAAACATGCTTTAGGATTAAAAATGAATAACGGTGCAGAAATATTGTTTCATATTGGTTTAAATACTGTGCAGTTAGCGGGTGAAGGATTCGAAACATTTGTTAACGTTGGAGATAGAGTAATTAAAGGACAAAAATTAATAGCTTTTGACTTAGATAAAATTGTTGCAGCTGGATATGATCCAACCGTTATTTGTGTCGTTACGAATAAAGAATCCTATCAAGTGAAATCAATACATCAGTCTGAGTCGGTAACAACGGATACGGAAGTTTTATCAATCGTACCCATTGTTTGA
- a CDS encoding glycoside hydrolase family 1 protein: MNKTNEFPKDFLWGGAIAANQVEGGWNLDGKGLSVADIASYKPNIDNKDYAAHMEISTSKIEEAIADKSDKWYPKRRGIDFYHRYKEDLAMFAELGFKTLRLSIAWSRLFPTGEEEKPNEAGVEFYRNVFKEMNRLGIKPIVTLSHYEMPLSLSLKYNGWVERRVIDDFVRFSTVCFKEYDEYVDYWLTFNEIDSIHRHPFTTAGIIPDKCTTGKEEQEVYQALHHQFVASALVTKVAHEVNAKNQVGCMLTKLMTYPLTCAPLDVELTLNKNLENHFYTDVQVKGEYPRMIEINLENRGIHLDISDEDRRILKENTVDFLTFSYYMSMAESGNPEAERTPGNTVLGVKNPYLPSTDWGWQIDPKGLKISMIELYDRYRIPMMIVENGMGSVDRIENGEIHDPYRVEYFKEHFKQMKEAIDEGVDLIGYTSWAPIDLVSAGTSQMSKRYGFIYVDADDEGNGTYNRMKKDSFDWYQKVIATNGASLADE, translated from the coding sequence ATGAATAAAACAAATGAATTTCCAAAAGATTTTTTATGGGGTGGTGCAATTGCTGCCAATCAAGTGGAAGGCGGGTGGAACTTGGATGGTAAAGGACTCTCAGTAGCTGATATTGCAAGTTACAAACCAAATATCGATAATAAAGATTATGCAGCTCATATGGAGATATCAACGTCTAAAATTGAAGAAGCGATTGCCGATAAGAGTGATAAATGGTATCCAAAACGTCGTGGGATTGATTTTTATCATCGTTACAAAGAAGATTTAGCGATGTTTGCTGAATTAGGTTTTAAAACACTGCGTCTTTCGATTGCTTGGAGCCGTCTATTTCCAACGGGTGAAGAAGAAAAACCGAATGAAGCGGGCGTTGAGTTTTATCGCAATGTCTTTAAAGAAATGAATCGTTTAGGTATTAAACCAATTGTGACACTTTCTCATTATGAAATGCCATTATCCCTAAGTCTAAAGTATAATGGTTGGGTAGAGCGTCGAGTGATTGATGATTTTGTGAGGTTTTCAACGGTTTGTTTTAAAGAATATGATGAATATGTTGATTATTGGTTAACATTTAATGAAATTGATAGTATTCATCGTCACCCCTTCACAACAGCAGGCATTATTCCAGATAAATGCACGACAGGTAAAGAAGAACAAGAAGTTTATCAAGCACTTCATCACCAATTTGTCGCAAGTGCATTGGTCACAAAAGTTGCTCACGAAGTGAATGCAAAAAATCAAGTAGGCTGTATGTTGACGAAATTGATGACTTACCCATTAACTTGTGCCCCGCTTGATGTAGAATTAACATTGAATAAAAACCTCGAAAATCATTTTTATACGGATGTTCAAGTTAAAGGTGAATATCCTCGAATGATTGAAATTAATTTGGAAAACCGAGGCATTCATTTAGATATATCAGACGAAGATCGTCGCATTTTAAAAGAAAACACAGTAGACTTTTTAACTTTTAGTTACTATATGTCAATGGCAGAATCTGGTAATCCAGAGGCTGAAAGAACACCAGGTAATACGGTCTTAGGTGTTAAAAACCCCTATTTACCTTCAACTGATTGGGGTTGGCAAATTGATCCTAAGGGGCTGAAAATTTCAATGATTGAATTGTATGATCGTTATAGAATTCCAATGATGATCGTTGAAAATGGTATGGGGTCTGTTGATCGTATTGAAAATGGTGAAATTCATGACCCTTATCGCGTGGAATATTTTAAAGAGCACTTCAAACAAATGAAAGAAGCGATTGATGAAGGTGTTGATTTGATTGGTTATACAAGTTGGGCACCCATCGATTTAGTAAGTGCGGGGACATCACAAATGTCTAAACGTTATGGCTTTATCTATGTTGATGCAGATGATGAAGGTAACGGTACATATAACCGAATGAAAAAAGATTCGTTTGATTGGTATCAAAAAGTGATAGCAACTAACGGGGCTAGTTTAGCTGACGAGTGA
- the nth gene encoding endonuclease III, with protein sequence MLSKQKTTEVIAEMGELFPNAHCELIHENPFELLVAVMLSAQCTDKLVNRVTENLFEKYKKPTDYLEVPLEELMDDIRSIGLYRNKAKNIQATAKIIHEQYNDEVPESMKALVSLPGVGQKTANVVMSVAFDYPAIAVDTHVERVSKRLGICRYKDNVKEVEITLQKKIPQELWSVSHHRMIFFGRYFCTARSPKCPECPFLSFCREGKKQAKARGFDG encoded by the coding sequence ATGCTCTCTAAGCAAAAGACAACTGAAGTAATTGCAGAGATGGGTGAGCTTTTTCCAAATGCTCACTGTGAATTGATACATGAAAATCCGTTTGAATTGTTAGTTGCTGTCATGTTATCGGCGCAATGTACAGATAAACTTGTTAATCGTGTCACGGAAAACTTATTTGAAAAGTATAAAAAACCGACAGATTATCTCGAAGTGCCATTAGAAGAACTGATGGATGATATTAGATCAATTGGTTTATATCGGAATAAAGCTAAAAACATTCAAGCAACAGCTAAAATAATTCATGAACAATATAACGATGAGGTACCAGAATCAATGAAAGCACTCGTGAGTTTACCAGGTGTTGGACAAAAAACAGCAAATGTTGTGATGTCAGTGGCATTTGATTACCCAGCAATTGCCGTAGACACACATGTCGAACGTGTTTCTAAACGATTGGGTATTTGTCGTTATAAAGATAATGTTAAAGAAGTGGAAATCACGCTTCAAAAAAAGATACCTCAGGAATTATGGTCGGTATCACATCATCGAATGATCTTTTTTGGACGTTATTTCTGTACAGCACGATCACCAAAATGTCCAGAATGTCCCTTCCTTTCTTTTTGTCGTGAAGGTAAAAAACAAGCAAAAGCACGAGGTTTTGACGGTTGA
- a CDS encoding DnaD domain-containing protein — protein MDYQFLAKSMMAGSVNLPVPLLQYHHQLGLEDTDVLLLIHLHGYIQQGEYLPPIAELSKRMALTQSECYIKIQKLIDAKVLKINTEIDAQRRVTERYDLTPLWEKIALQVVNQVEDEVVEEKQARDMSMYALIEREFSRQLSPIEGETIANWTELEHYEPELIKEALKEAVIAGKKNIRYIDRILSNWQANGVKTLDDAKAASREFGTHTMKTNTKSSPNLTSEAKPAKPFKMYNWLDDNKPKT, from the coding sequence ATGGATTATCAATTTTTAGCTAAAAGCATGATGGCTGGTTCCGTTAACCTGCCTGTACCTTTGTTACAATATCACCACCAATTAGGTTTGGAAGATACAGATGTGTTGTTATTAATTCATCTACATGGTTATATCCAACAAGGCGAATATTTACCACCTATTGCTGAATTAAGTAAACGGATGGCGCTGACACAATCGGAGTGTTATATTAAAATACAAAAACTGATTGATGCTAAAGTACTTAAAATTAACACTGAAATTGATGCACAACGTCGGGTAACTGAAAGATATGATTTAACACCACTGTGGGAAAAAATTGCACTCCAGGTTGTTAATCAAGTTGAGGATGAAGTTGTAGAAGAAAAGCAGGCTCGTGATATGAGTATGTATGCCTTGATTGAGCGAGAGTTCTCGCGACAATTATCACCTATTGAAGGTGAAACAATTGCTAATTGGACTGAACTAGAACATTATGAACCAGAACTTATTAAAGAAGCGTTGAAGGAAGCTGTAATTGCAGGCAAAAAAAACATTCGTTATATTGATCGGATTTTAAGTAATTGGCAAGCAAATGGTGTTAAAACCTTGGATGATGCTAAAGCTGCTAGCCGTGAATTTGGTACTCATACGATGAAAACAAATACCAAATCATCCCCCAATTTAACCAGTGAAGCAAAACCAGCAAAACCATTTAAGATGTATAATTGGTTAGACGATAATAAACCAAAAACATAG
- a CDS encoding pyridoxal phosphate-dependent aminotransferase yields MTFELSKRALNITPSATLVISGKAKEMKASGIDVIGLGAGEPDFNTPDYILDAAKAAMDNGETKYTAVGGIIELKQAIVDKLAIDNGLTYTTNQVIVTTGAKNAIYTLCQAVLNAGDEVIIPAPYWVSYTEMVKLAEGVPVIIEGKQEQQFKVTAAEIEAAITPKTRALFINSPSNPTGTVYSREELQAIAEVAVKHQIMVISDEIYEKLIFGEAEHISIASLGDEIKQLTMIINGVSKSHAMTGWRIGYAVGDAQVIKAMTELNGHATSNPTSIAQYAALGAYTGDQTAISVMKEAFGKRLDTIYPQITAIPGFKVDKPSGAFYLFIEVSEAAKQTGFDSVDAFATALLEEAHVAVIPGSGFGTPNYIRISYATSLELLEEAVKRMKNFVISKQH; encoded by the coding sequence ATGACATTTGAATTATCGAAGCGTGCGTTAAACATTACGCCATCAGCAACATTGGTTATTTCAGGTAAAGCAAAAGAGATGAAAGCCTCTGGTATTGATGTAATTGGTTTAGGTGCAGGTGAACCGGATTTTAATACGCCAGATTATATTTTGGATGCTGCAAAAGCAGCGATGGATAATGGCGAAACAAAATATACTGCAGTTGGTGGTATCATTGAGTTGAAACAAGCAATTGTTGATAAATTAGCCATTGATAATGGTTTAACTTATACAACCAATCAAGTTATTGTTACAACGGGTGCTAAAAATGCTATTTATACATTGTGCCAAGCAGTGTTAAATGCAGGGGATGAAGTTATTATTCCTGCACCTTATTGGGTCAGCTATACTGAAATGGTTAAATTGGCCGAAGGTGTTCCTGTTATTATTGAAGGAAAGCAAGAGCAACAATTTAAAGTGACAGCTGCTGAAATTGAAGCAGCGATCACGCCAAAAACACGTGCTCTTTTTATCAATTCACCAAGTAATCCAACGGGTACAGTTTATAGTCGTGAGGAGTTACAGGCGATTGCAGAAGTAGCAGTTAAACACCAAATTATGGTTATTTCAGATGAAATTTACGAGAAATTAATTTTTGGTGAGGCTGAACATATTTCAATTGCTTCTTTAGGTGATGAAATCAAACAGTTAACGATGATTATAAATGGCGTGTCAAAATCACATGCAATGACAGGATGGCGTATTGGATATGCAGTCGGTGATGCACAAGTGATTAAAGCGATGACCGAGCTAAATGGTCATGCCACAAGTAATCCAACGTCAATTGCGCAGTATGCTGCATTGGGAGCTTATACAGGAGATCAAACAGCAATTTCTGTAATGAAGGAAGCCTTTGGCAAGCGTTTAGATACAATTTATCCGCAAATCACTGCAATTCCTGGTTTCAAAGTAGATAAACCAAGCGGCGCCTTTTATCTCTTTATTGAGGTAAGTGAAGCAGCAAAACAAACAGGTTTTGATTCGGTCGATGCGTTTGCAACGGCATTGTTAGAAGAAGCGCACGTTGCGGTTATTCCGGGATCAGGGTTTGGTACGCCAAACTATATTCGTATCTCGTATGCTACCTCATTAGAGTTATTGGAAGAAGCGGTCAAACGAATGAAAAACTTTGTTATTTCAAAACAACATTAA